One Diospyros lotus cultivar Yz01 chromosome 1, ASM1463336v1, whole genome shotgun sequence genomic window carries:
- the LOC127794330 gene encoding F-box protein At5g07670-like, with amino-acid sequence MEPYALIEAWNGNSKLTKINLANGNGNGHGLAEAVNKHIEEECWERERGDTGSGRLHTKPCRLHRLKQSRRPSWSHLWLGNTHKAALNHVLFAMKTQLFHRSNPISLLSDELLLQILSRLPHSQRNSNFLVSKQWLNLQGRLVRSLKLLDWNFLVSGRLFLRFPNLTHIDLVHGSIISPRHSPILLTHKLVSFHVDSHLSPNGFAPENYASMLSVDQIDSGLKALACRYPNLRKLVVVNASEMGLLSVAEECPTLQELELHRCTDQVLRGIAAIQNLRILKLVANVDGFYYGSLVSDIGLTILAEGCGRLVKLELSGCEGSYEGMKAIGEGCEMLEELVLVNHRMDGGWLLALSFCRNLKTLRFQGCKRVDSGLGLDECLASCPLLERLILERCQLRDKGSLRALFLVCETVREIVFQDCWGLENDAFGIACICRGVKFLSLEGCSLLTTQGLASVLFSWKELQSLEVVSCQNIKDNEVTPALSALFSQLKELKWRPNTKSLLSSTLAGTGMGKKGSKYFKKY; translated from the exons ATAGAAGCCTGGAATGGAAACTCGAAACTGACTAAAATCAACTTGGCaaatggcaatggcaatggcCATGGCCTGGCAGAAGCAGTAAACAAACATATCGAAGAAGAATgttgggagagagaaagaggtgATACAGGGTCTGGAAGGCTACACACAAAACCATGCCGTCTTCACCGACTAAAACAGAGCCGCCGGCCGAGCTGGTCACACCTTTGGCTCGGCAACACCCACAAAGCAGCTCTCAACCATGTCCTCTTCGCCATGAAAACCCAACTCTTCCATCGCTCAAACCCAATCTCCCTCCTCTCCGACGAGCTTCTTCTCCAAATCCTCTCCAGGCTTCCCCACTCCCAAAGAAACTCCAATTTCCTCGTCTCAAAACAGTGGCTGAACCTTCAAGGCCGCCTCGTCCGATCCCTCAAGCTTCTCGACTGGAACTTCCTCGTGTCCGGTCGCTTGTTTCTCCGATTCCCAAACCTCACCCATATCGATCTGGTTCACGGATCCATAATTTCTCCTAGACACTCACCCATTTTGCTGACCCACAAACTGGTTTCCTTCCACGTCGATTCccatctttctccaaatggGTTTGCCCCGGAGAATTACGCTTCCATGTTATCAGTCGATCAAATTGATTCTGGTTTGAAAGCATTAGCCTGTAGGTACCCTAATTTGAGAAAGCTTGTGGTTGTCAACGCCAGTGAAATGGGTCTGTTGAGTGTTGCAGAGGAGTGTCCTACACTGCAAGAGCTGGAGCTGCATCGGTGCACCGATCAG GTTCTGCGTGGGATTGCGGCTATCCAGAATCTTAGGATTCTGAAATTGGTGGCAAATGTTGATGGGTTTTATTATGGGTCTTTGGTTTCGGACATTGGGTTGACTATATTGGCAGAAGGGTGTGGGAGGCTGGTGAAACTTGAGCTCAGTGGATGTGAGGGAAGCTATGAAGGGATGAAGGCAATTGGGGAGGGTTGTGAAATGCTGGAAGAGTTGGTTTTGGTTAATCACAGGATGGATGGTGGGTGGTTGTTGGCTCTTTCATTTTGTCGGAATTTGAAGACTTTGAGGTTTCAGGGATGTAAGAGAGTGGATTCTGGTCTAGGGCTCGATGAGTGCTTGGCATCTTGCCCTTTGCTAGAGCGTTTGATTCTTGAAAGGTGCCAATTGAGGGACAAGGGGAGTTTAAGAGCTTTGTTTCTTGTATGTGAAACTGTAAGGGAGATTGTTTTTCAGGACTGCTGGGGATTGGAGAATGATGCGTTCGGGATAGCATGCATTTGCAG GGGGGTGAAATTCCTATCTCTAGAAGGCTGTTCACTGCTAACAACTCAAGGCCTGGCGTCTGTGCTGTTCTCTTGGAAAGAGCTTCAAAGCCTTGAAGTTGTATCATGTCAAAACATAAAGGACAATGAAGTTACACCTGCACT